A part of Terriglobales bacterium genomic DNA contains:
- a CDS encoding paraslipin, whose protein sequence is MMFSGAVIAAVVIAIIVIVILAKTAVVVPQQNAYVVERLGKFHNVLGAGFHILAPFLDVIRYRHSLKETALDIPEQVCITRDNVQVAVDGILYMKVLDPMRASYGIQNYTFAITQLAQTTLRSELRATSHRSWRWRPM, encoded by the coding sequence ATGATGTTTTCCGGCGCAGTTATCGCAGCAGTTGTTATTGCAATCATTGTGATCGTCATTCTGGCGAAGACGGCCGTCGTTGTTCCGCAACAGAACGCGTATGTCGTCGAGCGTCTTGGGAAATTCCATAACGTCCTCGGCGCCGGATTTCACATTCTTGCCCCGTTCCTGGACGTGATCCGTTACCGGCACTCGCTAAAGGAAACGGCTCTCGACATTCCCGAGCAGGTTTGTATCACCCGCGACAACGTGCAGGTTGCGGTGGATGGCATTCTCTACATGAAGGTGCTCGATCCCATGCGCGCGTCATACGGCATCCAGAATTACACGTTTGCTATCACGCAGCTTGCGCAGACCACGCTCCGCAGCGAGTTGCGAGCGACATCGCATCGTTCGTGGCGATGGCGACCAATGTGA
- a CDS encoding NfeD family protein has product MTWWVWIVIGCVLSLLELMGGGFYLLFSGLAALIVGFALLFGIHLPLWAQLLVFSVLEIVLLASRRPVLDRLGIRPDTNPAEDYDSLVGERAVALEAIASGATGKVEMRGAPWQAHNDGEMALASGQRCVVRKVNGLVLHVAAQ; this is encoded by the coding sequence ATGACGTGGTGGGTGTGGATCGTCATCGGCTGCGTGCTGAGCCTCCTCGAATTGATGGGTGGCGGGTTCTATCTGCTCTTCTCCGGCTTAGCTGCCCTGATCGTTGGATTTGCGCTTCTCTTCGGAATCCACCTGCCGCTCTGGGCGCAACTGCTCGTGTTCTCCGTCCTGGAGATCGTTCTGCTCGCATCGAGAAGGCCCGTTCTCGACCGCCTCGGGATACGTCCTGATACAAATCCGGCGGAAGACTACGACAGCCTGGTGGGTGAACGCGCCGTAGCGCTCGAGGCAATCGCATCCGGGGCTACGGGGAAGGTGGAAATGCGCGGTGCGCCGTGGCAGGCGCATAACGATGGCGAAATGGCCCTTGCCTCGGGCCAGCGTTGCGTAGTTCGCAAAGTAAACGGATTGGTCCTGCACGTCGCAGCACAATAG
- a CDS encoding HAD-IIB family hydrolase, producing the protein MRYLALATDYDGTLAADGRVSSSTIQALETLRKTGRRLLLVTGRELPDLKRVFDRLDLFDLVVAENGALLFNPHTQSETVLSEPPSEEFTKCLAKRGVQFSVGRNIVATSTEYADQVLRAIQETGLELQVIFNKGAAMVLPTGVNKATGLLKALEELRLAAHNVVAVGDAENDHALLSTCEFGVAVANAVPLLKQRADWVTEGARGTGVEQLIQKIVEDDLCSFDESLTRNRIRIGEDINEGEEIYVPQSRGSLLVTGPSGSGKSTITSALIEQMTEQNYQFCLIDPEGDYDGLPGAIMIGTPSDAPNLVEIEKALEIPSRNVVINLLAIPLADRPLFFAGLLPRLLELRAHSGRPHWIVVDEAHHLLPSSWVPAPAMLPQQIGGMLLITVHPTFVAPAALQSIDTLIMIGKGVRETLSGFAEKLGITPPVDVPVDDLSPDQAAVWLRSAPDHVRLVKAARSSFDRRRHTRKYAEGDLPEDRSFYFRGPNGKLNLRAQNLNIFIQIATGVDDDTWMFHLDRNEYSNWIRTIIKDDELADEIHQIEQSGDAPAESRERVKEAVERRYTTAA; encoded by the coding sequence ATGCGTTATCTCGCCCTTGCCACCGACTACGACGGCACCCTTGCCGCCGATGGCCGCGTTAGTTCCAGCACGATTCAAGCTCTCGAAACTCTGCGTAAAACAGGACGGCGACTGCTGCTCGTGACCGGACGCGAGCTCCCGGATTTAAAACGCGTGTTCGACCGGCTTGATCTGTTCGACCTGGTAGTGGCGGAGAATGGGGCGTTGCTGTTCAATCCGCACACGCAGTCAGAGACAGTGCTGTCGGAACCTCCCTCGGAGGAGTTCACGAAATGCCTCGCGAAACGTGGCGTGCAGTTCAGCGTCGGCAGGAACATTGTCGCCACCAGCACCGAATATGCTGACCAGGTGTTGCGGGCGATCCAGGAGACCGGGCTTGAACTGCAGGTGATCTTCAACAAGGGCGCGGCCATGGTGTTGCCCACTGGCGTCAACAAAGCCACTGGCCTGCTGAAGGCACTGGAGGAACTGCGCCTTGCTGCGCACAATGTTGTCGCCGTCGGGGACGCAGAAAACGATCACGCACTACTGAGCACCTGCGAATTTGGCGTCGCCGTCGCGAATGCCGTTCCATTGCTGAAACAACGCGCGGATTGGGTTACCGAGGGCGCTCGCGGAACTGGGGTCGAACAGCTCATTCAAAAAATAGTCGAGGACGACCTCTGTTCCTTTGACGAGAGCTTGACCCGCAATCGGATTCGAATCGGAGAGGACATCAACGAGGGGGAGGAAATTTACGTCCCGCAGTCCCGCGGATCTTTGCTGGTTACAGGCCCTTCGGGAAGTGGCAAGTCGACGATCACCAGCGCACTCATCGAGCAGATGACCGAGCAGAACTACCAGTTTTGTCTCATCGATCCCGAAGGAGATTACGACGGGCTACCCGGCGCGATCATGATCGGCACTCCATCCGACGCGCCCAACCTTGTGGAGATCGAGAAAGCCCTGGAGATCCCTTCCCGCAACGTAGTCATCAACCTGCTGGCGATTCCGCTGGCGGACCGGCCCCTGTTTTTCGCAGGGCTGCTCCCCCGCCTCTTGGAACTGCGTGCTCACAGCGGCCGTCCGCACTGGATCGTCGTAGACGAGGCGCATCATCTGCTACCGTCGTCGTGGGTGCCGGCGCCGGCCATGCTCCCGCAACAGATCGGTGGCATGTTGCTCATCACCGTACATCCCACGTTCGTTGCTCCGGCGGCATTGCAATCCATCGACACGCTGATCATGATCGGCAAAGGGGTACGCGAGACACTCTCCGGGTTCGCGGAGAAGTTGGGCATCACGCCGCCAGTCGATGTGCCGGTCGACGATCTTTCTCCGGATCAGGCAGCGGTCTGGCTGCGCTCGGCTCCCGACCACGTCAGGCTCGTCAAGGCCGCTCGCAGTAGCTTCGACCGGCGCCGCCACACGCGGAAGTACGCCGAAGGCGATCTGCCGGAAGACCGGTCGTTCTATTTCCGCGGCCCGAACGGCAAGCTAAATCTTCGCGCTCAGAATCTGAACATCTTCATCCAGATCGCCACAGGCGTTGACGACGACACGTGGATGTTTCACCTGGATCGGAATGAGTACTCAAATTGGATCCGCACGATCATCAAAGACGATGAGCTCGCGGACGAAATCCACCAGATCGAGCAGAGTGGCGACGCTCCCGCTGAAAGTCGCGAGCGAGTGAAAGAGGCGGTCGAGCGCCGCTATACGACGGCCGCATAG